A portion of the Verrucomicrobiota bacterium genome contains these proteins:
- a CDS encoding chemotaxis protein CheB yields MEKKSSPGRRPAKPTEVSPPKSSAPSASPASTGFPIVGIGASAGGLEALGEFLGHVPADSGMAFVVVTHLDPTRKGIMPELLQRVTKMKVILIKDRTKIQPDCVYVIPPNKDLSLLHGTLHLLAPTAPRGLRLPIDSFFRSLAQDQHERSIGVILSGMGSDGTLGLQAIKEMAGVVMVQTAAAAKFDDMPRSAIDTGLADIVAPADELPGKLLTYLQRAPMAVDSEVALENMAQSTLEKAVILLRAHTGHDFSHYKKNTLHRRIERRMGIHQISKTADYIRYLQENSQELDLLFKELLIGVTNFFRDPAIWEYLRDQAIPELLASRPPGQALRAWVTGCSTGEEAYSLAMVFKEAVEAITPKGDFSLHIFATDLDKDAISKARQCVFPADISADVSPARLARFFAKDDHGYRVRKEIRDMVTFAPQNLIMDAPFTKLDILTCRNLLIYLDADLQKKLMPLFHHNLNLGGILLLGSAETVGGFTDLFDLINPKSRLYRRTEAALRPGMVEFPSSFSARASGGRTAETHSTTKPPASLQSAADQLVLTRYAPPAALCNDKGDIFYISGHTGKYLEPAAGKANWNIFAMAREGLRYDLNVAFQKALRQKSLVTFRGHEIRPGGGELFVEVTVQQLEEAGPLQGLVMIVFTDLPAPVGPKSAKGTGRTAKTSAHAPRLAELERELQAAREETRTAREDMQTSQEELRSTNEEMQSTNEELQSTNEEITTSKEEMQSLNEELQTVNHELQTKVDELSHSANDMKNLLNSTDIATLFLDKDLNVRRFTPQATKIIKLIPGDVGRPITDLATGLCYPELMEDGRAVLETLVPAEKPIGCKDGRWFTVRIMPYRTLDDRIDGVVITFADITVATATASKLGVQHASLEKRFAKQTAGIKESQQNAPTPASAGQCKNKSASKSPAAGKNKGRSS; encoded by the coding sequence ATGGAAAAGAAATCTTCACCCGGCCGCAGACCGGCCAAGCCCACCGAAGTGTCGCCCCCGAAATCATCCGCCCCATCAGCCAGTCCCGCATCGACAGGATTTCCCATCGTCGGCATCGGTGCGTCAGCCGGGGGACTCGAAGCGTTAGGAGAATTCCTCGGTCACGTCCCAGCAGACAGCGGCATGGCATTTGTCGTGGTCACACACCTGGACCCGACGCGCAAAGGCATCATGCCCGAACTCCTCCAGCGCGTCACCAAGATGAAAGTGATCTTAATCAAGGATCGCACCAAGATTCAGCCAGACTGCGTCTATGTGATCCCGCCGAACAAGGACTTGTCCCTCCTACACGGCACGCTGCATTTGCTGGCGCCGACGGCGCCGCGCGGATTACGTTTGCCGATTGATTCTTTCTTCCGCTCCCTAGCGCAGGATCAGCACGAGCGCAGCATCGGCGTGATTCTTTCCGGCATGGGCTCGGACGGCACGCTGGGACTGCAAGCCATCAAAGAAATGGCAGGCGTGGTAATGGTGCAAACGGCGGCGGCGGCCAAATTTGACGACATGCCGCGCAGCGCGATTGACACGGGGCTGGCGGACATCGTCGCCCCTGCGGACGAGTTACCCGGCAAGCTCCTCACCTATTTGCAACGGGCTCCGATGGCCGTCGACTCCGAAGTCGCCTTGGAAAACATGGCCCAGAGCACCTTGGAAAAGGCGGTCATCCTACTGCGCGCCCACACGGGCCATGACTTTTCGCATTACAAAAAGAACACCCTGCACCGCCGGATCGAGCGCCGGATGGGCATTCATCAGATTAGCAAGACAGCCGACTATATCCGCTACTTGCAGGAGAACTCACAGGAGTTAGATTTGCTTTTTAAGGAACTATTAATCGGGGTGACGAATTTTTTCCGCGATCCGGCGATCTGGGAATACTTGCGCGATCAAGCCATTCCCGAGCTCCTCGCCAGCCGCCCGCCCGGTCAGGCGCTCCGGGCTTGGGTGACGGGGTGCTCCACCGGCGAGGAGGCATATTCCCTGGCCATGGTGTTTAAGGAGGCAGTGGAGGCGATCACGCCAAAGGGGGATTTTTCCCTGCACATTTTTGCGACCGACCTAGACAAGGATGCGATCAGCAAGGCCCGCCAGTGTGTCTTTCCGGCCGATATTTCCGCCGACGTGTCACCGGCGCGACTGGCCCGGTTCTTTGCTAAGGACGACCACGGCTACCGCGTCCGCAAGGAGATTCGCGACATGGTCACCTTTGCGCCGCAGAATCTCATTATGGATGCGCCCTTCACAAAGCTGGATATCTTGACCTGCCGCAACCTGCTCATCTATCTGGATGCTGATTTACAGAAGAAACTGATGCCGCTTTTTCATCATAACCTGAATCTCGGGGGCATCCTACTTCTCGGCAGCGCGGAAACGGTGGGCGGATTCACCGATTTATTCGACCTGATCAATCCCAAATCGCGGCTCTATCGGCGGACGGAGGCGGCCTTGCGACCAGGAATGGTCGAGTTCCCTTCCTCCTTTAGCGCGCGGGCGTCCGGCGGGCGCACGGCGGAAACGCACTCGACCACGAAACCGCCGGCCAGTCTCCAATCCGCGGCGGATCAGTTAGTCCTGACGCGTTATGCGCCACCCGCCGCGCTTTGTAATGACAAGGGCGACATTTTCTACATCAGTGGACACACCGGCAAATACCTCGAGCCCGCAGCCGGCAAGGCGAACTGGAATATTTTCGCCATGGCCCGCGAAGGGCTGCGTTACGACCTGAATGTCGCTTTCCAGAAAGCGCTCCGCCAAAAATCTCTCGTGACATTTCGCGGCCACGAAATCCGGCCCGGGGGCGGGGAGCTATTCGTGGAGGTCACAGTCCAGCAACTCGAAGAAGCCGGTCCGTTACAGGGATTAGTGATGATCGTATTCACCGACTTACCCGCGCCCGTGGGACCCAAATCGGCCAAAGGGACGGGTCGTACCGCAAAGACGTCTGCCCACGCACCGCGACTGGCCGAGCTGGAGCGGGAACTCCAGGCGGCCCGCGAAGAGACGCGCACCGCTCGCGAGGATATGCAGACTTCTCAGGAAGAGCTCCGGTCCACCAACGAGGAAATGCAATCCACCAATGAAGAGTTACAGTCCACTAACGAGGAGATCACCACCTCAAAGGAGGAGATGCAATCGCTCAATGAGGAACTCCAGACGGTCAACCACGAGCTACAGACAAAGGTGGACGAGTTATCGCACTCCGCCAACGACATGAAGAATCTGCTCAACAGCACCGACATCGCCACACTCTTTCTAGATAAGGACCTCAACGTGCGCCGCTTCACGCCGCAGGCGACGAAAATCATCAAGCTCATACCCGGCGACGTGGGCCGTCCGATCACCGATCTGGCCACCGGACTTTGTTACCCGGAACTGATGGAGGATGGGCGCGCGGTGCTGGAGACTCTGGTCCCTGCGGAGAAGCCGATCGGCTGCAAAGACGGTCGCTGGTTCACCGTACGTATCATGCCCTATCGCACGCTGGACGATAGGATAGACGGCGTAGTGATCACCTTCGCGGACATCACCGTAGCCACGGCAACGGCCTCGAAACTAGGGGTCCAGCACGCCAGCCTAGAGAAACGCTTCGCCAAACAGACTGCGGGCATCAAGGAATCTCAGCAGAATGCGCCGACGCCAGCGTCCGCAGGGCAATGCAAAAATAAATCTGCCAGCAAATCGCCCGCAGCCGGAAAAAATAAAGGGAGATCGTCATGA
- a CDS encoding PAS domain-containing protein, giving the protein MLKASYERRRSQKSPAHSQRTLHELQVHKIELEMQNAELQEARNQLEAQLDKYTDLYDFAPVGYFSLDKNGLILEANLTGASLLGVERSRLIKRRMSGLVICTRIRHKGFGFGSFILGQL; this is encoded by the coding sequence ATGCTGAAGGCCAGTTACGAACGCCGTAGAAGTCAAAAGTCACCAGCCCACTCTCAGCGCACGCTCCACGAATTGCAGGTCCACAAGATCGAGCTGGAGATGCAGAATGCGGAACTCCAGGAAGCCCGCAACCAGCTGGAGGCGCAGCTAGATAAATACACCGACCTCTACGACTTCGCGCCGGTCGGCTATTTTTCTCTGGACAAAAACGGCCTGATTCTTGAAGCGAACCTGACGGGTGCGTCCTTGCTCGGCGTGGAACGTTCCCGGCTCATCAAGCGGCGTATGTCAGGTCTTGTGATCTGTACTCGAATACGTCACAAAGGGTTCGGTTTTGGTTCTTTTATCCTTGGCCAGTTGTAG
- a CDS encoding alpha/beta hydrolase, with protein MVFAERSGKKLTLDFYENSQSKNPPLVIWFHGGGYVAGSKEDCPLGFLVNKGFAVASVSYRYTTVAPWPAQRDDALLALNWLRETKDLNFDRDNIYLAGISAGGHLASITGLADQNKPRVRGIIDLCGGVDMRKLHIEGSPFARDCVEKMFNGPPRNPDSNVDSANPALLVNSHSPPFLIIHGTADKTIPINQSEILVEKLKTSGMPVTFIRLEGMEHSLGGPNNPVLKEAVIGFLIPQKKRQVK; from the coding sequence TTGGTATTCGCTGAGCGTAGCGGGAAAAAGCTGACCCTTGATTTTTATGAAAACTCCCAGAGTAAAAACCCGCCCTTGGTCATTTGGTTTCATGGGGGTGGATATGTCGCTGGGAGCAAAGAGGATTGTCCACTGGGATTTCTTGTGAATAAAGGATTTGCAGTGGCGAGTGTGAGCTACCGGTATACAACAGTCGCGCCGTGGCCCGCCCAGCGTGATGACGCTTTGCTCGCGCTTAACTGGTTGCGCGAAACAAAGGATTTGAATTTTGACCGGGACAATATTTATTTGGCCGGTATTTCTGCCGGAGGACACTTAGCATCGATCACGGGTTTGGCTGATCAGAATAAACCCAGGGTACGCGGGATTATTGATCTCTGTGGTGGCGTGGATATGCGCAAACTCCATATTGAAGGCAGCCCGTTTGCGCGGGACTGTGTGGAAAAAATGTTTAATGGCCCTCCCCGTAACCCTGACTCAAATGTGGATAGCGCGAATCCCGCCTTGTTAGTTAATAGTCATTCTCCGCCGTTTTTGATTATTCACGGGACGGCAGACAAAACGATTCCTATCAATCAAAGTGAAATATTAGTCGAGAAATTAAAGACCTCTGGTATGCCCGTGACATTTATACGCTTAGAGGGGATGGAACATTCTTTAGGAGGTCCAAATAATCCAGTTCTCAAGGAGGCTGTGATTGGATTTTTAATTCCTCAGAAAAAACGCCAAGTGAAATGA